One window of Oncorhynchus kisutch isolate 150728-3 linkage group LG25, Okis_V2, whole genome shotgun sequence genomic DNA carries:
- the LOC109870368 gene encoding ER lumen protein-retaining receptor 2, with protein MNIFRLTGDLSHLAAIIILLLKIWKTRSCAGISGKSQILFALVFTSRYLDLLTSFISLYNTTMKVIYIGCAYATVYLIYAKFKATYDGNHDTFRVEFLVVPVGGLAFLVNHDFSPLEILWTFSIYLESVAILPQLFMISKTGEAETITTHYLFFLGLYRALYLINWIWRFYFEGFFDMIAIVAGVVQTILYCDFFYLYVTKVLKGKKLSLPA; from the exons ATGAACATTTTCAGACTCACTGGTGATCTCTCACATTTAGCAGCCATCATCATCCTGCTGCTAAAAATATGGAAAACTAGGTCCTGTGCTG GTATCTCTGGGAAGAGTCAGATCTTGTTCGCCTTGGTGTTCACCAGTCGCTACCTGGACCTGCTCACCTCCTTCATCTCCCTCTACAACACTACCATGAAG GTAATCTACATTGGCTGTGCGTACGCCACCGTGTACCTGATCTACGCTAAGTTCAAGGCCACCTATGATGGTAACCACGACACCTTCAGAGTGGAGTTCCTGGTCGTCCCCGTAGGAGGGCTGGCGTTCCTTGTCAACCACGACTTCTCTCCCCTCGAG aTCTTGTGGACGTTCTCTATCTACCTGGAGTCTGTGGCCATCTTACCCCAGCTCTTCATGATCAGTAAGACGGGCGAGGCGGAGACCATCACCACCCACTACCTGTTCTTCCTGGGCCTGTACCGGGCTCTCTACCTCATCAACTGGATCTGGCGCTTCTACTTCGAGGGATTCTTCGACATGATCGCCATCGTGGCCGGTGTTGTTCAGACAATCCTGTATTGCGACTTCTTCTATCTGTATGTGACAAAAG